A single genomic interval of Novosphingobium ginsenosidimutans harbors:
- a CDS encoding metal-dependent hydrolase, producing MDNLTHSLIGAVLGQAGLKRRTGLAMPALIIGANIPDIDAACFFWLEGTEHLGFRRGITHGPPAMVLLPLLLAGALWWFDRWQSGRGTRPEGRLPVSFKWLYLLSLIGTLSHPLFDWFNVYGIRLLEPFSSKWFHGDVLFIIDVWLWALLGFGLWFSLRRERRGGEWQHPARVAIAVMAAYIGLNSAITWRTEASSLMREPYPVEAIASPVPLAFWERERIVRLQDGAWLSSAWTGLSAGQGYAYPDAERCQMPSPVQLARGGSQVAAFLLWSQAPFVERTVDGSVILRDARFYGPRARDRFSVALPQVKCVPLPAG from the coding sequence ATGGACAACCTGACTCATTCGCTGATCGGTGCGGTGCTGGGACAGGCGGGGCTCAAGCGTCGCACGGGTCTGGCCATGCCGGCGCTGATCATCGGCGCCAACATTCCCGATATCGACGCGGCCTGTTTCTTCTGGCTGGAAGGCACCGAGCATCTGGGCTTCCGGCGGGGTATCACGCATGGGCCGCCAGCGATGGTGTTGCTGCCCTTGCTGCTGGCTGGCGCGCTGTGGTGGTTTGATCGCTGGCAAAGCGGGCGCGGCACTCGGCCAGAGGGCCGTTTGCCGGTCAGCTTCAAGTGGCTCTACCTGCTCAGCCTGATCGGCACGCTCAGCCATCCGCTGTTCGACTGGTTCAACGTCTATGGCATCCGCCTGCTTGAGCCGTTCTCCAGCAAGTGGTTCCACGGCGATGTGCTGTTCATCATCGATGTCTGGCTGTGGGCGCTACTAGGCTTTGGCCTCTGGTTCTCGCTGCGGCGGGAACGACGGGGGGGAGAGTGGCAGCATCCAGCACGGGTCGCGATTGCGGTGATGGCGGCCTATATCGGCCTCAACAGCGCTATTACCTGGCGGACCGAAGCAAGCAGCCTGATGCGTGAACCCTATCCGGTCGAGGCGATCGCCAGTCCGGTGCCGCTGGCTTTCTGGGAACGCGAGCGAATTGTCCGGCTGCAGGATGGGGCATGGTTGTCCTCAGCCTGGACAGGCCTGTCCGCCGGTCAAGGTTATGCTTATCCTGATGCTGAACGCTGCCAGATGCCATCCCCGGTCCAGTTGGCGAGAGGCGGATCCCAAGTGGCGGCTTTCCTGCTTTGGTCGCAGGCTCCCTTTGTTGAACGGACTGTGGACGGCTCGGTTATCCTGCGCGATGCGCGGTTCTATGGTCCGCGGGCGCGGGATCGGTTTTCCGTCGCGCTACCGCAAGTCAAGTGCGTGCCGCTGCCCGCCGGATAA
- a CDS encoding 2-oxoacid:acceptor oxidoreductase subunit alpha, whose translation MATQLAEPTAKSNAPQESVVVRFAGDSGDGMQLTGGQFTLSSALAGNDFATFPDFPAEIRAPQGTLFGVSAFQINFGSTAIDTAGDAPDVLVAMNPAALKTNVGALKPGGLIIADTGEFTKRNLEKAKYEVSPLEDGTLAKWQVLAFDISALTLESVKPFGLGNKEALRCKNMWTLGLALWMFDRDRQPLIDWLKQKFAKNQVLADANIAALNAGHAYGETAELEGSIHKLHLGPVATPAGLYRTITGADAVALGLVAGAQLAHLPMFFGGYPITPASSILHALVRLKEFNVTTFQAEDEIAAICAAIGASYAGQLGVTSSSGPGIALKGEAMGLAVMTELPLVIVNSQRGGPSTGLPTKTEQSDLYQAVYGRNGDAPIPVIAARSPSDAFECAIEACRIAVQYMTPVILLTDGYIANAAEPWKVPDPSAYTEFPVTFLAEKNAGDILLPYKRDAKGARPWIKPGTPGLMHRIGGIEKAVDTGHLDYSPANHQAMTDARKAKVDGIAKSIPDQDVCLGEPGGKLAVVGWGSTYGPIHQAVGRARDKGLDVSHIHVRHIWPLPQNLGALLKGYDRVLVPEMNTGQFKTVLRDQFLVDAQPLTKTSGQPFAIAEIEAAIATYFDGVPGNAGGDEVPPNDKQLPSVKAVNP comes from the coding sequence ATGGCAACGCAACTGGCCGAACCCACCGCTAAGTCTAACGCACCACAGGAATCTGTTGTTGTCCGCTTTGCCGGCGACTCGGGTGACGGGATGCAACTGACCGGTGGGCAGTTCACCCTGTCGAGCGCGCTGGCGGGTAATGACTTCGCCACTTTCCCAGACTTCCCGGCCGAGATCCGCGCACCGCAGGGCACACTGTTCGGCGTTTCAGCGTTCCAGATCAATTTCGGTTCGACCGCGATCGACACCGCAGGCGACGCGCCTGACGTGTTGGTGGCAATGAACCCGGCGGCGCTGAAGACCAATGTCGGCGCCTTGAAGCCCGGCGGCTTGATCATTGCCGACACGGGCGAGTTTACCAAGCGCAACCTCGAAAAGGCGAAGTACGAAGTCAGCCCGCTGGAAGATGGCACCCTCGCCAAATGGCAGGTTCTGGCGTTCGACATTTCGGCGCTGACGCTGGAATCGGTCAAGCCGTTCGGCCTGGGCAACAAGGAAGCCCTGCGCTGCAAGAACATGTGGACGCTGGGCCTGGCGCTGTGGATGTTCGACCGCGACCGCCAGCCGCTGATTGACTGGCTGAAGCAGAAATTCGCCAAGAACCAGGTCCTGGCCGATGCCAATATTGCCGCGCTCAACGCCGGCCATGCCTATGGCGAGACGGCCGAGCTTGAAGGATCGATACACAAGCTGCATCTCGGGCCGGTGGCGACCCCCGCGGGGCTCTATCGCACGATCACCGGGGCCGATGCCGTCGCACTCGGGCTGGTCGCGGGGGCGCAGCTGGCGCACCTGCCAATGTTCTTTGGCGGTTATCCGATTACGCCCGCCAGCTCGATCCTCCATGCGCTGGTGCGGTTGAAGGAATTCAACGTCACGACCTTCCAGGCGGAAGACGAGATCGCCGCGATCTGCGCCGCGATCGGTGCCAGCTATGCCGGCCAGCTGGGCGTGACCTCAAGCTCCGGCCCGGGTATCGCGCTTAAAGGAGAGGCGATGGGCCTGGCGGTAATGACCGAGCTGCCGCTGGTGATCGTCAACTCGCAGCGCGGCGGACCGTCGACCGGCCTCCCGACCAAAACCGAGCAGTCGGACCTCTACCAGGCGGTCTATGGCCGCAACGGTGATGCGCCCATCCCGGTGATTGCCGCGCGGAGTCCATCCGACGCGTTCGAGTGCGCAATCGAGGCCTGCCGGATCGCCGTGCAATACATGACCCCGGTGATCCTGCTGACCGATGGCTACATCGCCAATGCAGCCGAGCCTTGGAAGGTACCGGATCCTTCCGCATACACCGAATTTCCGGTTACCTTCCTGGCGGAAAAGAACGCCGGCGATATCCTGCTGCCCTACAAGCGCGATGCCAAGGGTGCGCGGCCGTGGATCAAGCCTGGTACGCCGGGCCTGATGCACCGGATCGGCGGGATCGAGAAGGCCGTCGATACTGGCCACCTCGACTATTCGCCGGCCAATCACCAGGCGATGACCGATGCCCGCAAGGCCAAGGTCGATGGCATTGCCAAGTCGATCCCGGACCAGGATGTCTGTCTGGGTGAACCCGGTGGCAAGCTTGCCGTGGTCGGTTGGGGCAGCACCTATGGCCCGATCCACCAGGCGGTCGGCCGCGCGCGTGACAAGGGGCTGGACGTCAGCCACATCCACGTTCGGCATATCTGGCCGTTGCCGCAGAACCTTGGTGCCTTGCTCAAGGGTTATGACCGGGTGCTGGTGCCGGAAATGAATACCGGCCAGTTCAAGACCGTGCTGCGCGACCAGTTCCTGGTCGATGCCCAGCCGCTTACCAAGACTAGCGGCCAGCCGTTCGCCATTGCCGAAATCGAAGCGGCGATCGCAACCTATTTTGATGGCGTGCCCGGCAACGCCGGCGGGGATGAAGTGCCCCCCAATGACAAGCAGTTGCCCAGCGTGAAGGCGGTGAACCCATGA
- a CDS encoding 2-oxoacid:ferredoxin oxidoreductase subunit beta yields MNEMTKIAATTTIKDWETDQEVRWCPGCGDYAILKAVQRTLPELGADPANTVFVSGIGCSSRFPYYVESYGFHTIHGRAPAFATGIKLANPELDIWLVTGDGDGMSIGGNHTMHLLRRNLNCQVLLFNNEIYGLTKGQYSPTSRQGTTSPTTPLGSVDRPASPCAFALGAGARFVARGFDVSKELTTVLKAAYHHKGAAFVEIFQNCIVYNKDRFEDFAAPKGAEHAQLWLKHGEPMLFDRGTKGISLCQDDLTLKVVDVVDGDWKSAGVIVHDVTNRSVAYMLVDLRVMPRFADFPMALGVLYDDPRPTFEEVVTAEREQASAGKEPNLAKLLAKGQTWTVTEDGPEL; encoded by the coding sequence ATGAACGAGATGACCAAGATCGCGGCGACGACCACCATCAAGGACTGGGAAACCGACCAGGAAGTACGCTGGTGCCCAGGCTGCGGGGACTATGCGATCCTCAAGGCGGTGCAGCGCACCCTACCCGAACTTGGCGCGGATCCGGCCAACACTGTCTTCGTATCAGGCATCGGCTGCTCCAGCCGCTTCCCCTATTACGTGGAGAGCTATGGCTTCCATACGATCCACGGCCGCGCTCCGGCCTTTGCCACCGGCATCAAGCTGGCCAATCCAGAGCTCGATATCTGGCTGGTGACCGGTGACGGCGACGGGATGAGCATTGGCGGCAACCACACCATGCACCTGCTGCGCCGCAACCTGAACTGCCAGGTGCTGCTGTTCAATAACGAGATCTACGGCCTGACCAAGGGCCAGTATTCGCCGACCAGCCGTCAGGGCACGACCAGTCCGACCACGCCGCTTGGCTCGGTGGATCGCCCGGCCAGCCCATGCGCCTTTGCGCTGGGTGCCGGGGCACGCTTCGTCGCCCGCGGGTTTGACGTGTCCAAGGAACTGACCACGGTGCTGAAGGCGGCCTATCACCACAAGGGTGCGGCCTTCGTCGAGATCTTTCAGAACTGCATCGTCTACAACAAGGACCGGTTCGAAGACTTTGCCGCGCCCAAGGGTGCTGAACACGCGCAGCTGTGGCTGAAGCATGGCGAGCCGATGCTGTTCGATCGCGGTACTAAGGGCATCTCGCTGTGCCAGGACGACCTGACGCTGAAGGTGGTCGATGTCGTCGATGGCGACTGGAAGTCGGCCGGGGTTATCGTTCACGACGTGACCAACCGCTCGGTCGCCTATATGCTGGTCGACCTGCGCGTGATGCCGCGCTTCGCCGATTTCCCGATGGCGCTGGGTGTGCTCTACGACGATCCGCGCCCGACCTTCGAAGAGGTGGTCACAGCGGAGCGCGAACAGGCCAGTGCCGGCAAGGAGCCCAACCTGGCCAAGCTGCTGGCTAAGGGTCAGACCTGGACGGTGACCGAAGACGGGCCGGAGCTGTAA
- a CDS encoding alpha/beta hydrolase, with translation MSDSTPLFREDVQGFLALVNSLPAPERLDPAEQRAGYLGLKAMTEADPRPLAVIKDLTCAGPAGPIPVRFYDIRESREPAPVILFFHGGGFVIGDLDTHNSLCTELSAELDLPVLAVHYRKAPEHPFPAAPDDCEAVARWLAASPAELDRRVTGLVTIGGSAGGNLATVTARALMDKPAAAPMLLQVLLYPATDESQDGSMATFAEKHLLTKVAMDWFYSLYLPESGNPRAFPIHAEAKGMCPTIVATAGLDPLQDQGRRLAAKLVDAGVDTLYLHIAGMTHDFSTTRKALPSAHAATAKIIAAMKLMLTKV, from the coding sequence GTGTCCGATTCCACTCCGCTGTTCCGTGAAGACGTGCAGGGTTTTCTCGCACTGGTGAACAGCCTGCCCGCGCCGGAGCGGCTCGATCCTGCGGAACAACGCGCTGGCTATCTGGGCCTCAAGGCGATGACGGAGGCCGATCCCCGCCCGCTGGCGGTGATCAAGGACCTCACCTGCGCTGGCCCAGCCGGGCCGATTCCGGTGCGGTTCTATGATATCCGCGAATCCCGCGAACCGGCGCCGGTAATCCTGTTCTTCCACGGCGGCGGCTTCGTGATCGGCGATCTCGATACGCACAATTCTTTGTGCACCGAATTGTCGGCCGAACTCGATCTGCCAGTGCTGGCAGTGCATTATCGCAAGGCGCCGGAGCATCCCTTCCCGGCCGCGCCGGATGATTGCGAGGCGGTGGCGCGATGGCTGGCTGCCAGTCCGGCCGAACTGGACCGGCGGGTGACCGGCCTCGTCACCATCGGCGGCAGTGCTGGCGGCAATCTGGCGACGGTCACTGCGCGCGCCTTGATGGACAAGCCAGCCGCCGCGCCGATGCTCCTTCAGGTGCTGCTCTATCCCGCAACCGACGAAAGCCAGGACGGTTCGATGGCCACTTTCGCCGAAAAGCATCTGCTGACCAAGGTGGCGATGGACTGGTTCTATTCGCTCTACCTGCCCGAAAGCGGCAATCCGCGGGCCTTTCCGATCCATGCCGAGGCCAAGGGCATGTGCCCGACAATCGTCGCGACTGCGGGGCTCGACCCACTGCAAGACCAGGGACGCCGTCTGGCGGCCAAGCTGGTCGATGCCGGGGTCGATACGCTCTACCTCCACATCGCCGGCATGACCCATGATTTCTCCACGACCCGCAAGGCTCTGCCCAGCGCGCACGCGGCCACGGCAAAGATCATTGCCGCGATGAAGTTGATGCTGACTAAGGTTTAG